A DNA window from Cobetia marina contains the following coding sequences:
- a CDS encoding molybdopterin-dependent oxidoreductase, whose amino-acid sequence MNALTGLGNSSSDDQPLREDGFTITLDGAEVTAYPGETLWTIARRAGETIPHLCYSEAPEYRGDGNCRACMVEIDGERTLAASCIREARAGMVVRSASSERAGAARAMVVELLAADMPAEAHNPDVSSHFMAMAELLAVDVGHARETLGAARETVREWLGDSAEEWLPTPASALDHSHAAMAVNHDACISCGLCVRACREVQVNDVIGLAGRGSNTRIVFDLEDPMGDSTCVACGECVQACPTGALMPAAQVDEQGHGDSAAVDARVASVCPYCGVGCQLEYQVSRGSGEALVGEGQQAATLADVRELSAPSDAITREATSHRQPVADARLDNIIAVSGRDGPSNHGRLCVKGRFGFDYPRHPARLIRPLIRRDGVAKGLDANFDPAHPLTHFREASWDEALEVAAEGLMRLKRAHGPDSLAGFGSAKCTNEEAWLFQKLVRTGFGSNHVDHCTRLCHASSVAALMEGVGSGGVSASFMQAEQSDLIVLTGCNPGVNHPVAATFFKRAARRGTRIVVIDPRALALRRHAHRSIQFTPGADVALFNAMLNVIITEGLANQAYIEAHTEDFAALAEHVTALTPEAMSPLCGVAAEEIRAVAREYATAERAMIFWGMGISQHTHGTDNARCLIALALVCGHVGREGTGLHPLRGQNNVQGASDAGMIPMVFPDYQPVGDTAARARLEALWDTSLSATPGLTVVEIMHAIHADQIRGMYILGENPAMSDPDLDHARSALAHLEHLVVQDIFVTETAQFADVVLPSYAWPEKDGSVTNTNRQVQRGRAALRAPGEAKPDWWITQQLARRMGLAWDYAGPQEIYAEMQQGMDSLDNIDWARLSEENSVTYPCLTPGGEGEDVVFGDGFPRASGRARFVPTWPTPPDETLDDDYPTVLTTGRQLEHWHTGSMTRRAYVLDSLEPAAVATLNPVELERLGIAAGEALSITTRRGQITLATRADPLTPAGMVFVPFCYAEAAANLLTNPALDPVGKIPEFKYAACRLARAESASASLDT is encoded by the coding sequence ATGAACGCGCTGACAGGACTCGGCAACTCGTCCTCGGATGATCAGCCGCTGCGCGAGGATGGCTTCACCATCACCCTGGATGGCGCCGAGGTGACGGCCTATCCCGGCGAGACGCTGTGGACGATCGCCAGGCGTGCCGGCGAGACGATTCCCCACCTCTGCTACAGCGAAGCGCCGGAGTATCGCGGCGATGGCAACTGTCGCGCCTGCATGGTCGAGATCGACGGCGAGCGCACCCTCGCCGCCAGCTGTATCCGTGAGGCGCGCGCGGGCATGGTGGTGCGCAGTGCCAGCTCTGAGCGGGCGGGTGCGGCGCGCGCGATGGTGGTGGAGCTGCTCGCCGCCGACATGCCAGCCGAGGCCCATAACCCCGATGTCAGCAGCCACTTCATGGCGATGGCCGAGCTGCTGGCGGTGGATGTCGGGCACGCTCGCGAGACGCTGGGCGCTGCCCGCGAGACGGTCCGCGAGTGGCTGGGGGATTCGGCTGAGGAGTGGCTGCCGACGCCGGCCAGCGCTCTCGATCACTCCCATGCCGCGATGGCGGTCAATCATGACGCCTGCATCAGCTGTGGCCTGTGCGTACGCGCCTGTCGCGAGGTGCAGGTCAATGACGTGATCGGGCTGGCGGGGCGTGGCAGCAATACGCGCATCGTGTTCGATCTCGAGGACCCGATGGGCGACAGCACCTGCGTCGCCTGCGGCGAGTGCGTGCAGGCCTGCCCGACCGGTGCTCTGATGCCTGCCGCCCAGGTGGATGAGCAAGGTCATGGCGACAGCGCCGCCGTCGATGCGCGCGTCGCCTCCGTCTGCCCGTACTGCGGCGTGGGCTGTCAGCTGGAGTATCAGGTCAGTCGGGGCAGCGGCGAGGCGTTGGTCGGCGAAGGCCAGCAGGCCGCAACGCTGGCGGATGTCCGAGAGCTCAGTGCGCCCTCAGACGCGATCACTCGCGAAGCGACCAGCCACCGTCAGCCGGTCGCGGATGCGCGGCTCGACAACATCATCGCGGTCAGTGGTCGTGATGGCCCCTCCAATCACGGACGCCTGTGCGTGAAGGGACGCTTCGGCTTCGATTATCCGCGTCATCCGGCGCGCCTGATTCGCCCTCTGATCCGCCGTGACGGCGTGGCCAAGGGGCTGGATGCGAACTTTGACCCCGCCCACCCGCTGACCCACTTCCGTGAGGCCAGCTGGGACGAGGCCCTCGAGGTCGCGGCCGAGGGGCTCATGCGCCTCAAGCGCGCGCATGGCCCCGACAGCCTGGCGGGCTTCGGCAGTGCCAAGTGCACCAATGAGGAGGCGTGGCTGTTCCAGAAGCTGGTGCGCACCGGCTTCGGCTCCAATCATGTCGATCACTGCACGCGGCTGTGTCATGCAAGTTCAGTGGCGGCGCTGATGGAAGGCGTCGGCTCGGGCGGCGTGAGCGCCTCCTTCATGCAGGCCGAGCAGTCCGATCTCATCGTGCTGACCGGCTGCAACCCGGGCGTCAATCATCCGGTGGCCGCCACCTTCTTCAAGCGCGCCGCCAGGCGAGGCACGCGCATCGTGGTGATCGACCCGCGTGCGCTGGCGCTGCGGCGTCATGCGCATCGCTCGATCCAGTTCACGCCGGGGGCGGACGTGGCGCTGTTCAATGCCATGCTCAACGTCATCATCACCGAAGGGCTGGCCAATCAGGCCTATATCGAGGCGCATACCGAGGACTTCGCCGCCCTGGCCGAGCACGTCACGGCATTGACGCCGGAGGCGATGTCGCCGCTGTGCGGCGTGGCGGCCGAGGAGATTCGTGCCGTGGCCCGTGAGTACGCGACGGCCGAGCGCGCGATGATCTTCTGGGGCATGGGCATCTCGCAGCACACCCACGGCACCGACAATGCCCGCTGTCTGATCGCGCTGGCGCTGGTGTGTGGTCATGTCGGGCGTGAAGGCACCGGCCTGCACCCGCTGCGCGGGCAGAACAATGTCCAGGGCGCCTCGGATGCCGGGATGATTCCGATGGTCTTCCCGGATTATCAGCCGGTGGGTGACACGGCGGCGCGCGCGCGACTGGAAGCGCTGTGGGATACGTCGCTCTCGGCCACACCGGGCCTGACGGTGGTGGAGATCATGCACGCCATCCATGCCGATCAGATTCGCGGCATGTACATCCTCGGCGAGAATCCGGCGATGTCGGACCCGGATCTCGATCACGCGCGCAGCGCGCTGGCGCATCTCGAGCATCTTGTGGTGCAGGACATCTTCGTCACCGAGACGGCGCAGTTCGCCGATGTGGTGCTGCCCTCGTACGCCTGGCCGGAGAAGGACGGCAGCGTCACCAACACCAATCGCCAGGTGCAGCGCGGACGGGCGGCACTGCGCGCCCCGGGCGAGGCCAAGCCGGACTGGTGGATCACCCAGCAGCTGGCGCGGCGCATGGGGCTTGCCTGGGATTACGCCGGGCCGCAGGAGATCTACGCCGAGATGCAGCAGGGCATGGATTCCCTCGACAACATCGACTGGGCGCGGCTGTCCGAGGAGAACTCGGTGACCTACCCGTGCCTGACGCCGGGGGGCGAGGGTGAGGATGTGGTGTTCGGCGATGGCTTCCCGCGCGCCAGCGGTCGGGCCCGCTTCGTGCCGACCTGGCCCACGCCGCCGGATGAGACGCTGGATGACGACTATCCGACGGTACTGACCACCGGCCGTCAGCTGGAGCACTGGCATACCGGCTCGATGACGCGCCGCGCGTACGTGCTCGAC
- a CDS encoding NADH-ubiquinone oxidoreductase-F iron-sulfur binding region domain-containing protein: MTPETLTEPTPVARRRSRSQLRGRPLDAEAWAEVQRLLGDAPAQRDLLLEYLHVLNDEVGYLTLAHLRALAEWMRLPMAEVYETATFYAHFTVVRDGETPPAALTVRVCDSLSCQLAGSEALRAGLASGLDPEQVRVLRAPCMGRCDSAPVAEVGHCHLGHASVEGVTAAIAEGHVHAAPAASLDYPRLAEYRASGGYGLLAALEGGEVSIDDLAQMIEQAGLRGLGGAGFPTFRKWGFVRAEAGPRYCVINADEGEPGTFKDRCYLEREPHTFLEGALASAHAIEAEALYLYLRDEYPTLNDVLRECIAELEAAGIVAPGFIHLRRGAGAYICGEESALIESLEGKPGKPRQRPPFVAQCGLFGRPTLVNNVETVYWIARLHREGHAPYVAAGRQGRQGLRSFSLSGRVRRPGMYLAPAGITLNELVEEYGGGMAEGHRLRAYLPGGASGGILPASKADLPLDFDTLQAHGCFIGSAAVVVLSDQDDLAAVARNLMSFFMDESCGQCTPCRVGTRQMLAALSGDEWDETLLTRLSQVMMDASICGLGQAAPNPVLGLLKDFRETLASSGVRLIATSHAGQPADATGGEA, translated from the coding sequence ATGACGCCTGAGACCCTGACCGAGCCGACCCCCGTCGCTCGTCGCCGTTCGCGCAGCCAGTTGCGCGGCCGCCCGCTGGATGCCGAGGCCTGGGCCGAGGTGCAGCGCCTGCTGGGCGATGCCCCGGCGCAGCGTGACCTTCTGCTCGAATATCTTCACGTGCTCAATGATGAGGTCGGCTATCTGACGCTGGCCCATCTGCGCGCGCTGGCCGAGTGGATGCGCCTGCCGATGGCCGAGGTCTACGAGACGGCCACCTTCTATGCCCATTTCACCGTGGTGCGCGATGGCGAGACGCCGCCTGCGGCACTGACCGTGCGTGTCTGTGATTCGCTGTCCTGTCAGCTGGCCGGCTCCGAGGCCCTGCGTGCCGGCCTCGCCTCCGGGCTGGACCCCGAACAGGTGCGCGTGCTGCGGGCACCCTGCATGGGGCGCTGTGACAGTGCGCCGGTGGCGGAGGTCGGGCATTGCCATCTGGGCCACGCCAGCGTGGAAGGCGTCACGGCGGCGATCGCCGAGGGCCATGTGCATGCCGCGCCGGCCGCGAGTCTCGACTATCCGCGGCTGGCGGAATATCGCGCCAGTGGCGGTTATGGGCTGCTCGCCGCGCTGGAGGGCGGTGAGGTCAGCATCGATGACCTGGCGCAGATGATCGAACAGGCCGGTCTGCGTGGCCTGGGTGGAGCGGGCTTCCCGACGTTTCGCAAGTGGGGCTTCGTGCGTGCCGAGGCAGGGCCGCGCTATTGCGTGATCAATGCCGATGAGGGCGAGCCCGGCACCTTCAAGGACCGCTGCTATCTGGAGCGTGAGCCGCACACCTTTCTCGAGGGCGCGCTGGCCAGTGCGCATGCCATCGAGGCCGAGGCGCTCTACCTTTACCTGCGCGACGAGTACCCGACCCTGAATGACGTGCTGCGCGAGTGCATCGCGGAGCTGGAAGCCGCAGGCATCGTCGCGCCCGGCTTCATCCATCTGCGGCGTGGCGCCGGGGCCTATATCTGCGGCGAGGAATCGGCGCTGATCGAGTCGCTGGAAGGCAAGCCCGGCAAGCCGCGCCAGCGTCCGCCCTTCGTGGCCCAGTGCGGGCTGTTCGGACGCCCGACCCTGGTCAACAACGTCGAGACGGTCTACTGGATCGCGCGGCTCCATCGCGAAGGGCACGCGCCATACGTGGCAGCCGGACGCCAGGGGCGTCAGGGGCTGCGCAGCTTCTCGCTCTCCGGGCGCGTCAGACGCCCGGGCATGTATCTGGCACCGGCCGGCATCACGCTCAATGAGCTGGTCGAGGAATACGGCGGTGGCATGGCCGAGGGCCATCGCCTGCGGGCCTATCTGCCCGGTGGGGCCTCCGGCGGCATTCTGCCGGCCAGCAAGGCGGACCTGCCGCTGGACTTCGACACCCTGCAGGCCCATGGCTGCTTCATCGGCTCGGCCGCGGTGGTGGTGCTGTCGGACCAGGATGACCTGGCGGCGGTGGCACGCAATCTGATGAGCTTCTTCATGGATGAGTCCTGCGGCCAGTGCACGCCGTGCCGCGTCGGCACGCGCCAGATGCTGGCGGCGCTGAGCGGCGATGAGTGGGATGAGACGCTGCTGACGCGCTTGTCGCAGGTGATGATGGATGCCTCGATCTGCGGGCTGGGGCAGGCCGCGCCCAATCCGGTACTCGGCCTGCTCAAGGATTTCCGGGAGACCCTCGCCAGTAGCGGGGTGCGCTTGATCGCCACGAGTCATGCGGGTCAACCGGCTGACGCCACGGGAGGTGAGGCATGA
- a CDS encoding BCCT family transporter encodes MSSNPYDTDYEIGQDNVQVMGLDVHNPVFAISAVLIVSFILFAIVFPAGAESALGGAKAWSIAHGDWLFMLAGNLFVLFCLLLIIHPVGKLRLGGQKATPEFSTHSWFAMLFAAGMGIGLMFWSVAEPVAYYTDWYGTPLNAPAGTPEGARAALGATMYHWGLHPWAIYAVVGLSLAFFTYNKGLPLTIRSAFYPILGERTWGWMGHVVDILAVLATIFGLATSLGLGSAQAASGLDYLFGIGDGLPTQIAIIILVTLVAIYSVSRGLDGGVKLLSNINMIIAAVLIIFILIFGPTLAILTGLGTTTLSYVQYLLPLSNWIDRPDESWFHGWTVFYWAWWISWSPFVGMFIARVSRGRTVREFVTAVLLVPTLVTIVWMSVFGGTALEQAINGVGALANGIDSVSLAMFQMLDNLPLSGVASFIAILLVLVFFVTSSDSGSLVIDSITAGGKVDAPVSQRVFWAAMEGLIAGALLYGGGSAALGSLQAGAIATGLPFTLVLLVMCYSLFRGLMQERKAQDALARPVTGA; translated from the coding sequence ATGTCATCGAATCCGTATGACACGGACTACGAGATCGGCCAGGACAATGTCCAGGTCATGGGTCTCGATGTGCATAACCCCGTCTTCGCGATCAGCGCCGTGCTGATCGTCAGCTTCATCCTGTTTGCCATCGTCTTCCCTGCGGGCGCGGAAAGTGCCCTGGGCGGCGCCAAGGCCTGGTCCATCGCGCATGGTGACTGGCTGTTCATGCTGGCCGGCAACCTCTTCGTGCTGTTCTGCCTGCTGCTGATCATTCACCCGGTGGGCAAGCTGCGCCTGGGCGGCCAGAAGGCGACTCCCGAGTTCTCGACGCATTCGTGGTTCGCGATGCTGTTCGCCGCCGGCATGGGCATCGGTCTGATGTTCTGGAGCGTCGCCGAGCCGGTGGCCTATTACACCGACTGGTACGGCACGCCGCTGAATGCGCCTGCCGGCACGCCGGAGGGCGCTCGCGCCGCGCTGGGTGCCACCATGTATCACTGGGGCCTGCATCCCTGGGCCATCTACGCCGTGGTGGGTCTGTCGCTGGCCTTCTTCACCTACAACAAGGGCCTGCCGCTGACCATCCGCTCGGCGTTCTACCCGATACTCGGTGAGCGCACCTGGGGCTGGATGGGGCATGTCGTCGACATTCTGGCCGTGCTGGCGACCATCTTCGGGCTGGCGACGTCGCTGGGGCTGGGCTCCGCCCAGGCGGCCTCGGGGCTGGATTACCTGTTCGGCATCGGCGATGGCCTGCCGACCCAGATCGCGATCATCATCCTGGTGACCCTGGTCGCCATCTACTCGGTCAGTCGCGGCCTGGATGGCGGGGTGAAGCTGCTCTCCAACATCAACATGATCATCGCCGCCGTACTGATCATCTTCATCCTCATCTTCGGGCCGACGCTGGCCATCCTCACGGGACTTGGCACCACGACACTCAGCTATGTGCAATACCTGCTGCCGCTGTCCAACTGGATCGATCGCCCGGACGAGAGCTGGTTCCACGGCTGGACCGTCTTCTACTGGGCGTGGTGGATTTCCTGGTCGCCGTTCGTCGGCATGTTCATCGCGCGTGTCTCGCGCGGCCGCACGGTGCGCGAATTCGTCACCGCCGTGCTGCTGGTACCGACACTCGTCACCATCGTGTGGATGTCCGTCTTCGGGGGCACGGCGCTGGAACAGGCCATCAATGGGGTCGGCGCGCTGGCCAACGGCATCGATTCCGTGTCACTGGCCATGTTCCAGATGCTCGACAACCTGCCGCTGTCCGGCGTGGCGTCCTTCATCGCCATCCTGCTGGTGCTGGTGTTCTTCGTCACGTCCTCGGATTCCGGCTCCCTGGTGATCGACTCGATCACTGCCGGCGGCAAGGTGGATGCACCGGTCAGCCAGCGAGTCTTCTGGGCGGCGATGGAGGGACTGATTGCCGGTGCCCTGCTGTACGGCGGGGGAAGTGCCGCACTCGGCTCATTGCAAGCCGGTGCCATCGCGACAGGCTTGCCGTTCACGCTGGTGCTGCTGGTGATGTGCTATTCGCTGTTCCGTGGTCTGATGCAGGAAAGGAAGGCGCAGGACGCGCTCGCCCGTCCGGTCACCGGTGCCTGA
- a CDS encoding DUF4168 domain-containing protein gives MKRMTAYMTAALISAGMMSAPAFAADAPAQGQAPAQATQAQAGDFSDAQLEQFAAASQEIARISQDFAGKLQEADDETEKQSVRQEANDEMVSAVEDSGLEVATFNSIGQAVQNNPDLMKKVQKLAQENS, from the coding sequence ATGAAACGGATGACTGCATACATGACGGCTGCCCTGATCTCTGCGGGCATGATGTCTGCGCCGGCGTTCGCTGCTGACGCACCGGCCCAGGGTCAGGCTCCTGCTCAGGCGACACAGGCTCAGGCCGGTGACTTCAGCGATGCGCAGTTGGAACAGTTCGCTGCTGCCTCTCAGGAGATCGCACGCATTTCCCAGGATTTCGCCGGCAAGCTGCAGGAAGCTGACGACGAGACCGAAAAGCAGAGCGTCCGTCAGGAAGCCAATGACGAGATGGTCAGCGCGGTCGAGGACTCCGGTCTGGAAGTCGCGACCTTCAACTCCATCGGTCAAGCGGTGCAGAACAACCCGGACCTGATGAAGAAGGTGCAGAAGCTGGCTCAGGAAAACTCCTGA
- a CDS encoding DUF4174 domain-containing protein — translation MSRYTPSSPSRRSLPRHIAVRAAFARGVSLCLLAGLFTSLPAQALSLLDENPQLNAPAETSAGAPPPPSPPDTVDTTMTAANVDPAANPLLGETWNRRSLVLVAPDEQDRELERQRDELRATRGEMQQRDVTLYTLMGTRGIHDGVPMSFEEVRALRDAMQLREGAPFTVILIGKDGGKKMQLEGFVAPDQIYQVIDSMPMRQREAGKATRQTSSGSEEHTSPAPLDDEDWQWDE, via the coding sequence ATGTCCCGATATACGCCGTCTTCGCCCTCGCGCCGCTCGTTGCCGCGCCACATCGCTGTCCGGGCAGCATTCGCCCGAGGAGTGAGTCTGTGCCTACTGGCCGGACTGTTCACGAGTCTCCCCGCCCAGGCCCTCAGCCTGCTGGATGAGAATCCGCAGCTGAATGCGCCCGCCGAGACTTCCGCAGGGGCGCCGCCACCGCCCTCTCCACCAGACACGGTAGATACCACCATGACCGCCGCCAACGTCGACCCCGCCGCCAATCCGCTGCTGGGCGAGACCTGGAACCGTCGCTCGCTGGTGCTGGTCGCACCAGATGAACAGGACCGTGAGCTGGAGCGCCAGCGTGATGAGCTGCGCGCCACGCGTGGCGAGATGCAGCAGCGCGATGTCACGCTCTATACGCTGATGGGCACGCGCGGCATCCACGATGGCGTGCCGATGAGCTTCGAGGAGGTTCGCGCCCTGCGTGATGCCATGCAGCTGCGCGAGGGCGCGCCCTTCACCGTCATCCTGATCGGCAAGGACGGTGGCAAGAAGATGCAGCTGGAGGGGTTCGTCGCACCGGACCAGATCTATCAGGTGATCGACAGCATGCCGATGCGCCAGCGCGAAGCCGGCAAGGCCACCCGTCAGACCTCCTCGGGCAGCGAGGAACATACCTCGCCCGCGCCGTTGGATGACGAGGATTGGCAGTGGGATGAATGA
- a CDS encoding electron transfer flavoprotein subunit alpha/FixB family protein: MTIPVDPQATEHPHPSEREPLPRRDPRLEQQARNRLHPEHLSALQALGRGAATPQERWMGPKGVMRRNPHVGHFIAANGRKRIDRSGRSGPVAAGAGQAAVVAKARVLPLVEIASPAFLIAVVPDMTGGRLSSHDRDVLGLARQIADADPAHQGAVLAVTFGTLREEGDAADSVGLGAAGADRWLHFADSVHDGYAPLAQLAELEAIDTRLAPRLWLLPESRTGGGERGRRLGARLLCTGDALARPSGNVYQLEGELAAIGRGELAEVNVTGRSGNGQQDLTRALTRILLCEAECAEPVEDVRHAALPLEWEAASTAHAVPDVIEDLGPVAVDPSAIALGEAEFILSAGNGIRDWDGFHRAASLLGATEGASRVAVDDGFMPRARQVGATGTWVTARVYVAVGISGAIQHLQGIQRCDKVVAINLDGGCDMVKRADLSVIGDAGAILASLCQQLEAERGAGGDAQAAGGASAAGQSSTAPAMSSNPSSNPSSSPSSATLAADAA, encoded by the coding sequence ATGACGATCCCCGTCGATCCACAAGCAACCGAGCATCCACACCCATCCGAGCGCGAGCCACTGCCACGCCGTGACCCGCGCCTGGAGCAGCAGGCACGCAATCGTCTGCACCCGGAGCATCTCAGCGCGCTGCAGGCGCTGGGCCGAGGCGCGGCCACTCCTCAGGAGCGCTGGATGGGCCCGAAGGGCGTGATGCGTCGCAATCCCCACGTCGGCCACTTCATCGCCGCCAATGGCCGCAAGCGCATCGATCGCAGTGGCCGCTCCGGGCCTGTCGCGGCAGGTGCCGGTCAGGCCGCCGTCGTTGCCAAGGCGCGCGTGCTGCCGCTGGTCGAGATCGCATCACCCGCCTTCCTGATCGCGGTGGTGCCGGACATGACCGGCGGGCGACTCTCGAGCCACGACCGCGATGTGCTGGGGCTGGCGCGTCAGATCGCCGATGCCGACCCCGCCCATCAGGGGGCGGTGTTGGCCGTCACCTTCGGCACCTTGCGCGAGGAGGGTGACGCCGCCGACAGTGTCGGACTCGGTGCGGCAGGTGCCGATCGCTGGCTGCACTTTGCCGACAGTGTCCACGATGGTTACGCGCCGCTGGCCCAGCTGGCGGAGCTTGAGGCCATTGATACACGCCTGGCACCACGGCTGTGGTTGCTGCCGGAATCCCGCACTGGCGGCGGTGAGCGTGGCCGACGTCTCGGTGCGCGCCTGCTGTGCACGGGCGATGCGCTGGCGCGGCCCAGCGGCAATGTCTATCAACTCGAGGGCGAGCTTGCGGCCATCGGGCGTGGCGAGCTTGCCGAGGTGAACGTCACCGGGCGCAGCGGCAATGGTCAGCAGGACCTGACCCGCGCGCTGACCCGTATCCTGCTGTGCGAGGCGGAATGCGCCGAGCCGGTGGAAGATGTGCGCCACGCCGCGCTGCCGCTTGAGTGGGAGGCAGCCAGCACCGCGCACGCCGTGCCAGACGTGATCGAGGATCTTGGCCCGGTGGCGGTCGATCCCTCCGCGATCGCGCTGGGCGAGGCCGAATTCATTCTCTCGGCGGGCAACGGCATTCGCGACTGGGATGGCTTCCACCGTGCCGCCAGTCTGCTGGGCGCCACCGAAGGCGCCTCGCGGGTGGCGGTGGATGACGGCTTCATGCCGCGTGCCCGTCAGGTCGGTGCCACCGGTACCTGGGTGACGGCGCGGGTGTACGTGGCGGTGGGCATCTCGGGGGCCATCCAGCATCTGCAGGGCATCCAGCGCTGCGACAAGGTGGTGGCGATCAATCTCGATGGCGGCTGTGACATGGTCAAGCGCGCGGATCTGTCGGTGATCGGCGATGCCGGGGCGATCCTCGCCAGTCTCTGTCAGCAGCTCGAGGCCGAACGCGGTGCCGGTGGTGACGCCCAGGCGGCAGGTGGTGCCTCGGCGGCGGGTCAGTCGTCTACTGCGCCCGCCATGTCCTCCAACCCGTCCTCCAACCCGTCATCCAGCCCGTCATCCGCCACGCTTGCCGCCGACGCGGCCTGA